The Tigriopus californicus strain San Diego chromosome 5, Tcal_SD_v2.1, whole genome shotgun sequence genome includes a region encoding these proteins:
- the LOC131881167 gene encoding uncharacterized protein LOC131881167, with the protein MGCSAIGCTVRIGVPLFSTPNNRSRRKLWLLKMKRCRWTPNANSRLCANHFTQDQFRTDLRDKQGRLYKAGRKTLKSNAVPTVFHFSKEPVHRKPPMARPPPPSPPHLPNHACLQSAVNIDINGNVGERFLEKVVDEGLVLDQNKVSNACQTDENSDSLRAMRLRITQLEVEAKQLKNALSLVFNEDQIKAMSRKSGRVREWSNGTMKKALQLYFSCGTTGYETLRDQGQPLPSLTTLKEKTSLLNFEPGLLDDVFHLMATKGEKMTAPERECVLMLDEMAIKPKIKFDPAQQSFIGFPTIAISTASQKRKKDQNTKDALATHVLVFMIAGITTRWKQIVAYEYTGSSFESKHVANIIKNIIERSERIGFIIRSVVMVMGPCNQGV; encoded by the exons ATGGGGTGCAGTGCTATTGGTTGTACAGTTCGAATAGGTGTGCCCTTATTTTCAACCCCCAACAATCGTTCTAGACGGAAGCTATGGCTTTTAAAGATGAAAAGATGCCGTTGGACCCCCAATGCCAATTCAAGACTCTGTGCCAATCACTTCACCCAGGACCAATTCCGCACTGATCTCAGAGACAAACAAGGGCGCTTGTACAAGGCAGGCCGCAAGACACTTAAGTCAAATGCCGTACCAACAgtcttccatttttccaaAGAACCAGTCCACAGAAAGCCTCCTATGGCAAGGCCGCCTCCTCCTTCCCCACCGCATTTGCCAAACCATGCTTGCCTACAGAGTGCTGTGAATATTGACATCAATGGCAACGTTGGGGAAAGATTCCTTGAAAAGGTCGTGGATGAAGGTTTAgttttggatcaaaacaaGGTGTCTAATGCTTGTCAGACAGATGAG AACAGTGACAGCCTTAGAGCAATGAGGCTAAGAATAACTCAACTCGAGGTCGAGGCAAAGCAACTGAAGAATGCCCTGTCATTGGTATTTAACGAGGACCAGATTAAGGCAATGAGTCGAAAATCTGGGCGCGTCCGTGAATGGTCGAATGGGACCATGAAAAAAGCTCTTCAATTGTACTTTTCTTGCGGAACAACAGGATATGAAACTCTCCGAGATCAAGGTCAGCCACTCCCTTCCCTCACCACCCTTAAGGAGAAAACCagtcttttgaattttgaacctggTTTGTTGGATGACGTCTTTCATTTGATGGCAACGAAAGGCGAGAAAATGACTGCACCTGAGAGAGAATGCGTCCTAATGCTTGATGAAATGGCGATAAAGCCAAAGATTAAATTTGACCCGGCGCAACAGAGTTTCATTGGTTTTCCAACAATAGCAATATCTACAGCAAGTCAGAAGCGGAAGAAAGACCAAAACACAAAAGATGCTCTAGCCACTCATGTACTCGTGTTTATGATTGCTGGTATTACCACAAGGTGGAAACAGATTGTGGCTTATGAGTATACTGGATCttcttttgaaagcaagcacgTCGCCAATATCATCAAGAACATCATTGAGAGAAGTGAACGTATAGGGTTTATTATTCGATCTGTTGTAATGGTCATGGGTCCTTGCAATCAGGGGGTTTAG